Proteins from a genomic interval of Polaribacter sp. Q13:
- a CDS encoding alpha-amylase family glycosyl hydrolase: MRKINSVLSVLILLLVIGCSTEKKSKNDMKSASKKKKEVVYQVFTRLFGNTNTTNKPWGTIEENGVGKFNDFTNKALSEIKDLGVTHIWYTGVPHHDVIRDYTKFGISNDDPDIVKGRAGSPYAVKDYYNVNPDLAVNVANRLEEFEALVARSHKNGLKVIIDIVPNHVARNYQSLSNPKGTKDFGADDDKTVEYDVDNNFYYVPNEAFQVPDFLNGYAPLGGEKNRLSDHKYVENPAKWTGNGSRAAKPHFNDWYETVKVNYGVSPDGRKDFDELPNGFENEDYKKHFEFWQDKKVPSSWIKFRDIALYWTAKGIDGFRYDMAEMVPVEFWSYMNSAIKMKNPDAFLLAEVYNPNEYRNYIRLGKMDYLYDKVQLYDTIKHIMQGHGKTDYIPGIQEDLRDIEHNMLHFLENHDEQRIASPEFAGDALKAKPAMVVSATISTSPTMIYFGQEFGEPGAENAGFGTESRTSIFDYIGVPTLQRWVNNKKFDGGQSTDQEKSLRDFHKRLLNFTIKSDALMGDYQDIHYFNRQHTEWYNERVLSFVRWSENEKLIIVSNFNAHDTYGFELGVPQDIIAKWKLKDGEYQVEDQLYKTYSSTLKVENGEARVRVDVKPLESFILKLKE, encoded by the coding sequence AATAAATAGCGTTTTATCCGTTTTAATTTTACTATTGGTAATTGGTTGTTCAACAGAAAAAAAATCAAAAAACGACATGAAAAGTGCATCAAAAAAGAAAAAGGAAGTAGTTTATCAGGTATTTACACGTTTGTTTGGTAATACAAACACCACGAATAAACCTTGGGGAACAATTGAAGAAAATGGTGTGGGTAAATTCAACGATTTTACAAATAAAGCCTTGTCTGAAATAAAAGATTTAGGTGTTACTCATATTTGGTATACAGGTGTTCCGCATCATGATGTAATTAGAGATTATACAAAGTTTGGCATTTCTAATGATGATCCGGATATTGTAAAAGGTAGAGCAGGTTCTCCGTATGCAGTGAAAGATTATTACAATGTAAATCCGGATTTAGCTGTAAATGTAGCCAACAGATTAGAAGAATTTGAGGCTTTAGTAGCTCGTTCTCATAAAAATGGATTAAAAGTAATTATTGATATTGTACCAAACCATGTTGCAAGAAATTATCAAAGTTTATCAAATCCTAAAGGGACCAAAGATTTTGGGGCAGATGATGATAAAACAGTGGAATATGATGTAGATAATAATTTTTATTATGTACCAAATGAAGCGTTTCAAGTGCCAGATTTCTTAAATGGATATGCACCGTTAGGCGGAGAAAAAAATAGGTTGTCTGATCATAAATATGTTGAAAACCCTGCAAAATGGACAGGAAATGGATCTCGTGCAGCAAAACCTCATTTTAACGACTGGTATGAAACGGTAAAAGTAAATTATGGTGTTTCTCCGGACGGAAGAAAAGATTTTGATGAATTGCCAAACGGATTTGAAAACGAAGATTACAAAAAACATTTTGAGTTTTGGCAAGATAAAAAAGTACCAAGTTCTTGGATTAAATTTAGAGATATTGCTTTGTACTGGACAGCAAAAGGAATAGACGGATTTAGATATGACATGGCAGAAATGGTGCCTGTAGAGTTTTGGAGTTATATGAATTCTGCTATTAAAATGAAAAATCCAGATGCTTTTTTATTAGCAGAAGTATACAACCCAAATGAATATAGAAACTACATTCGTTTAGGTAAAATGGATTATTTGTATGACAAAGTACAGTTATATGATACCATTAAGCACATAATGCAAGGGCATGGAAAAACAGATTATATTCCTGGAATTCAAGAAGATTTAAGAGATATAGAGCATAATATGTTACACTTCTTAGAAAACCATGATGAACAAAGAATTGCAAGTCCAGAGTTTGCAGGAGATGCTTTAAAAGCAAAACCAGCTATGGTAGTTTCTGCAACAATTTCTACTTCGCCTACAATGATTTATTTCGGACAAGAATTTGGGGAACCAGGTGCAGAAAATGCAGGATTTGGAACTGAGTCTAGAACTTCAATTTTCGATTATATTGGTGTTCCAACGCTTCAAAGATGGGTAAATAATAAGAAATTTGATGGAGGTCAATCTACGGATCAAGAAAAATCTTTAAGAGATTTTCACAAACGCTTATTAAATTTCACCATTAAAAGTGATGCCTTAATGGGCGATTACCAAGACATTCATTATTTTAACCGTCAGCATACAGAATGGTATAATGAAAGAGTTTTGTCTTTTGTACGTTGGAGTGAAAATGAAAAATTAATTATAGTTTCTAATTTTAATGCACATGATACTTATGGTTTTGAGTTAGGTGTACCACAAGATATTATTGCAAAATGGAAACTGAAAGATGGAGAGTATCAAGTAGAAGATCAATTGTATAAAACGTATTCATCAACTTTAAAAGTAGAAAATGGAGAGGCGAGAGTAAGAGTTGATGTAAAACCATTAGAATCTTTTATTTTAAAGCTGAAAGAATAA